A part of Numenius arquata chromosome 2, bNumArq3.hap1.1, whole genome shotgun sequence genomic DNA contains:
- the CPT1B gene encoding carnitine O-palmitoyltransferase 1, muscle isoform isoform X2 has translation MAEAHQAVAFQFTVTPEGLDFHLSREAVKQLYLAGLSSWKKRLVRAKNSFLTGVYPASPSSWMVVVLATAGSFYCQVDPSLGIIARIRHCLPESQLLSPESRTVVSAAIFSTGVWLSAVLLFRQTLKLLLSYHGWMFEPHGKMSRRTKIWVALMKVLSVRKPLLYSFQTSLPKLPVPSVEATITRYLQSVRPLMDDERYGKMEALAKEFKEKTAPRLQKYLILKSWWTTNYVSDWWEEYIYLRGRSPLMVNSNYYAMVRARGDTVPMCSYQSERMFNTTRIPGKETDTLLHLVDSKHLAVYHKGRFYKVWLYYGGQVLRPRDLEMQFQRILDDPSPPQPGEERLAALTAGERVPWAEARARFFSHGKNKASLDAIERAAFFLTLDEEEHGYVPGQEGCMDAYAKSLLHGQCYDRWFDKSFTLVVYKNGKLGANAEHSWADAPIIGHLWEFMLATDKFQLGYTEGGHCLGEPDTLLAPPQRLQWDIPQECRAAIESSYRLAKALADDVDFCCFQFNRFGKGLIKKCRTSPDAFIQISLQLAHFRDKGCFCLTYEASMTRLFREGRTETVRSCTAEATAFVRSMVDAHQTRVERQRLFKLAAEKHQQMYRMAMTGAGIDRHLFCLYVVSRYLGVQSPFLAQVLSEPWRLSTSQTPQQQLKMFDLNKYPDHVSTGGGFGPVADDGYGVSYIIAGENLITFHVSSKFSSPETDSKRFGRNIRQAMLDIAELFDKPAEKGGK, from the exons atggcgGAGGCTCACCAGGCCGTGGCCTTCCAGTTCACCGTCACCCCCGAGGGCTTGGACTTCCACCTCAGCCGGGAGGCCGTCAAGCAGCTCTACCTCGCCGGCCTCTCCTCATGGAAGAAGCGCTTGGTCCGCGCTAAG AACAGCTTCCTGACCGGTGTCTACCCCGCCTCCCCGTCCAGCTGGATGGTGGTCGTGTTGGCCACCGCTGGCTCCTTCTACTGCCAGGTGGACCCCTCCCTGGGGATCATCGCCCGCATCCGCCACTGCCTGCCCGAGAG CCAGCTCCTGAGCCCCGAGAGCCGGACGGTGGTGAGCGCCGCGATCTTCTCCACTGGCGTCTGGCTCTCGGCCGTCCTGCTCTTCCGGCAGACGCTGAAGCTGCTCCTCTCCTACCACGGCTGGATGTTCGAGCCCCATGGCAAGATGAGCCGCAGGACCAAGATCTGGGTG gcGCTGATGAAGGTCCTCTCCGTCCGCAAGCCCCTTCTCTACAGCTTCCAGACCTCCCTGCCCAAGCTGCCCGTGCCCTCCGTGGAGGCCACCATCACCCGG TACCTGCAGTCGGTGCGGCCGCTGATGGATGATGAGAGGTACGGGAAGATGGAGGCTCTGGCCAAGGAGTTCAAGGAGAAGACGGCTCCACGGCTGCAGAAGTACCTCATCCTCAAGTCCTGGTGGACCACCAACTAC GTCAGTGACTGGTGGGAGGAGTACATCTACCTGCGCGGCCGTAGCCCACTCATGGTCAACAGCAACTACTACGCCATGGTAAGGGCGAGGGGGGACAC CGTGCCCATGTGCTCCTACCAGTCGGAGCGGATGTTCAACACTACCCGCATCCCCGGCAAGGAGACGG ACACGCTGCTGcacctggtggacagcaagcacTTGGCCGTCTACCACAAGGGCCGCTTCTACAAGGTCTGGCTCTACTATGGGGGGCAGGTGCTGCGCCCCCGCGACCTGGAGATGCAGTTCCAGCGCATCCTGGATGACCCCTCGCCCCCCCAGCCTGGAGAGGAGCGGCTGGCGGCACTCACTGCCGGAGAGAG GGTGCCCTGGGCCGAGGCTCGCGCCCGCTTCTTCAGCCACGGGAAGAACAAGGCGTCGCTGGACGCCATCGAGCGAGCGGCCTTCTTCCTCACGCTGGACGAGGAAGAGCACGGCTACGTCCCGGGCCAGGAGGGCTGCATGGATGCCTATGCCAAGTCCCTGCTGCACGGCCAGTGCTACGACCG ctggtTCGACAAGTCCTTCACCCTGGTGGTCTACAAGAACGGGAAGCTGGGGGCCAACGCCGAGCACTCCTGGGCTGACGCACCCATCATCGGGCACCTCTGGGAG TTCATGCTGGCGACAGACAAATTCCAGCTGGGCTACACCGAGGGGGGACACTGCCTGGGAGAGCCCGACACCCTGCTGGCCCCCCCACAGCGTCTCCAATGGGACATCCCCCAGGag TGCCGTGCCGCCATCGAGAGCTCCTACCGCCTGGCCAAGGCGCTGGCCGACGACGTGGACTTCTGCTGCTTCCAGTTCAACCGGTTTGGGAAGGGGCTGATCAAGAAGTGCCGCACCAGCCCCGACGCCTTCATCCAGATCTCCCTGCAGCTCGCACACTTCCGC GACAAGGGCTGCTTCTGCCTCACCTACGAGGCCTCCATGACGCGGCTCTTCCGCGAGGGCCGGACGGAGACAGTGAGGTCCTGCACCGCCGAGGCCACCGCCTTCGTGCGCAGCATGGTGGACGCCCACCAGACC CGTGTGGAGCGGCAGCGTCTCTTCAAGCTGGCGGCGGAGAAGCACCAGCAGATGTACCGCATGGCCATGACGGGCGCTGGCATCGACCGCCACCTCTTCTGCCTCTACGTGGTGTCCCGGTACCTGGGGGTGCAGTCCCCCTTCCTGGCACAG GTGCTGTCGGAGCCCTGGCGCCTCTCCACCAGCCAGACgccgcagcagcagctgaagatgtTCGACCTGAACAAATACCCCGACCACGTCTCCACCGGCGGCGGCTTCGGCCCC GTTGCAGACGATGGCTATGGCGTCTCCTACATCATCGCCGGGGAGAACCTCATCACCTTCCACGTCTCCAGCAAGTTCTCCAGCCCCGAGACG GACTCAAAGCGCTTTGGGAGGAACATCCGCCAGGCCATGCTGGACATCGCCGAGCTCTTCGACAAGCCGGCCGAGAAGGGGGGGAAGTGA
- the CPT1B gene encoding carnitine O-palmitoyltransferase 1, muscle isoform isoform X1, protein MAEAHQAVAFQFTVTPEGLDFHLSREAVKQLYLAGLSSWKKRLVRAKNSFLTGVYPASPSSWMVVVLATAGSFYCQVDPSLGIIARIRHCLPESQLLSPESRTVVSAAIFSTGVWLSAVLLFRQTLKLLLSYHGWMFEPHGKMSRRTKIWVALMKVLSVRKPLLYSFQTSLPKLPVPSVEATITRYLQSVRPLMDDERYGKMEALAKEFKEKTAPRLQKYLILKSWWTTNYVSDWWEEYIYLRGRSPLMVNSNYYAMDFLYVTPSHIQAARAGNVVHAILLYRRKLDRGEIPPMMALGIVPMCSYQSERMFNTTRIPGKETDTLLHLVDSKHLAVYHKGRFYKVWLYYGGQVLRPRDLEMQFQRILDDPSPPQPGEERLAALTAGERVPWAEARARFFSHGKNKASLDAIERAAFFLTLDEEEHGYVPGQEGCMDAYAKSLLHGQCYDRWFDKSFTLVVYKNGKLGANAEHSWADAPIIGHLWEFMLATDKFQLGYTEGGHCLGEPDTLLAPPQRLQWDIPQECRAAIESSYRLAKALADDVDFCCFQFNRFGKGLIKKCRTSPDAFIQISLQLAHFRDKGCFCLTYEASMTRLFREGRTETVRSCTAEATAFVRSMVDAHQTRVERQRLFKLAAEKHQQMYRMAMTGAGIDRHLFCLYVVSRYLGVQSPFLAQVLSEPWRLSTSQTPQQQLKMFDLNKYPDHVSTGGGFGPVADDGYGVSYIIAGENLITFHVSSKFSSPETDSKRFGRNIRQAMLDIAELFDKPAEKGGK, encoded by the exons atggcgGAGGCTCACCAGGCCGTGGCCTTCCAGTTCACCGTCACCCCCGAGGGCTTGGACTTCCACCTCAGCCGGGAGGCCGTCAAGCAGCTCTACCTCGCCGGCCTCTCCTCATGGAAGAAGCGCTTGGTCCGCGCTAAG AACAGCTTCCTGACCGGTGTCTACCCCGCCTCCCCGTCCAGCTGGATGGTGGTCGTGTTGGCCACCGCTGGCTCCTTCTACTGCCAGGTGGACCCCTCCCTGGGGATCATCGCCCGCATCCGCCACTGCCTGCCCGAGAG CCAGCTCCTGAGCCCCGAGAGCCGGACGGTGGTGAGCGCCGCGATCTTCTCCACTGGCGTCTGGCTCTCGGCCGTCCTGCTCTTCCGGCAGACGCTGAAGCTGCTCCTCTCCTACCACGGCTGGATGTTCGAGCCCCATGGCAAGATGAGCCGCAGGACCAAGATCTGGGTG gcGCTGATGAAGGTCCTCTCCGTCCGCAAGCCCCTTCTCTACAGCTTCCAGACCTCCCTGCCCAAGCTGCCCGTGCCCTCCGTGGAGGCCACCATCACCCGG TACCTGCAGTCGGTGCGGCCGCTGATGGATGATGAGAGGTACGGGAAGATGGAGGCTCTGGCCAAGGAGTTCAAGGAGAAGACGGCTCCACGGCTGCAGAAGTACCTCATCCTCAAGTCCTGGTGGACCACCAACTAC GTCAGTGACTGGTGGGAGGAGTACATCTACCTGCGCGGCCGTAGCCCACTCATGGTCAACAGCAACTACTACGCCATG gattTCCTTTACGTCACCCCCAGCCACATCCAGGCTGCCCGGGCGGGTAACGTGGTACACGCCATCCTGCTGTACCGCCGGAAGCTGGACCGCGGGGAGATCCCCCCC ATGATGGCGCTGGGCATCGTGCCCATGTGCTCCTACCAGTCGGAGCGGATGTTCAACACTACCCGCATCCCCGGCAAGGAGACGG ACACGCTGCTGcacctggtggacagcaagcacTTGGCCGTCTACCACAAGGGCCGCTTCTACAAGGTCTGGCTCTACTATGGGGGGCAGGTGCTGCGCCCCCGCGACCTGGAGATGCAGTTCCAGCGCATCCTGGATGACCCCTCGCCCCCCCAGCCTGGAGAGGAGCGGCTGGCGGCACTCACTGCCGGAGAGAG GGTGCCCTGGGCCGAGGCTCGCGCCCGCTTCTTCAGCCACGGGAAGAACAAGGCGTCGCTGGACGCCATCGAGCGAGCGGCCTTCTTCCTCACGCTGGACGAGGAAGAGCACGGCTACGTCCCGGGCCAGGAGGGCTGCATGGATGCCTATGCCAAGTCCCTGCTGCACGGCCAGTGCTACGACCG ctggtTCGACAAGTCCTTCACCCTGGTGGTCTACAAGAACGGGAAGCTGGGGGCCAACGCCGAGCACTCCTGGGCTGACGCACCCATCATCGGGCACCTCTGGGAG TTCATGCTGGCGACAGACAAATTCCAGCTGGGCTACACCGAGGGGGGACACTGCCTGGGAGAGCCCGACACCCTGCTGGCCCCCCCACAGCGTCTCCAATGGGACATCCCCCAGGag TGCCGTGCCGCCATCGAGAGCTCCTACCGCCTGGCCAAGGCGCTGGCCGACGACGTGGACTTCTGCTGCTTCCAGTTCAACCGGTTTGGGAAGGGGCTGATCAAGAAGTGCCGCACCAGCCCCGACGCCTTCATCCAGATCTCCCTGCAGCTCGCACACTTCCGC GACAAGGGCTGCTTCTGCCTCACCTACGAGGCCTCCATGACGCGGCTCTTCCGCGAGGGCCGGACGGAGACAGTGAGGTCCTGCACCGCCGAGGCCACCGCCTTCGTGCGCAGCATGGTGGACGCCCACCAGACC CGTGTGGAGCGGCAGCGTCTCTTCAAGCTGGCGGCGGAGAAGCACCAGCAGATGTACCGCATGGCCATGACGGGCGCTGGCATCGACCGCCACCTCTTCTGCCTCTACGTGGTGTCCCGGTACCTGGGGGTGCAGTCCCCCTTCCTGGCACAG GTGCTGTCGGAGCCCTGGCGCCTCTCCACCAGCCAGACgccgcagcagcagctgaagatgtTCGACCTGAACAAATACCCCGACCACGTCTCCACCGGCGGCGGCTTCGGCCCC GTTGCAGACGATGGCTATGGCGTCTCCTACATCATCGCCGGGGAGAACCTCATCACCTTCCACGTCTCCAGCAAGTTCTCCAGCCCCGAGACG GACTCAAAGCGCTTTGGGAGGAACATCCGCCAGGCCATGCTGGACATCGCCGAGCTCTTCGACAAGCCGGCCGAGAAGGGGGGGAAGTGA
- the CPT1B gene encoding carnitine O-palmitoyltransferase 1, muscle isoform isoform X3: MAEAHQAVAFQFTVTPEGLDFHLSREAVKQLYLAGLSSWKKRLVRAKNSFLTGVYPASPSSWMVVVLATAGSFYCQVDPSLGIIARIRHCLPESQLLSPESRTVVSAAIFSTGVWLSAVLLFRQTLKLLLSYHGWMFEPHGKMSRRTKIWVALMKVLSVRKPLLYSFQTSLPKLPVPSVEATITRYLQSVRPLMDDERYGKMEALAKEFKEKTAPRLQKYLILKSWWTTNYVSDWWEEYIYLRGRSPLMVNSNYYAMDFLYVTPSHIQAARAGNVVHAILLYRRKLDRGEIPPMMALGIVPMCSYQSERMFNTTRIPGKETDTLLHLVDSKHLAVYHKGRFYKVWLYYGGQVLRPRDLEMQFQRILDDPSPPQPGEERLAALTAGERVPWAEARARFFSHGKNKASLDAIERAAFFLTLDEEEHGYVPGQEGCMDAYAKSLLHGQCYDRWFDKSFTLVVYKNGKLGANAEHSWADAPIIGHLWEFMLATDKFQLGYTEGGHCLGEPDTLLAPPQRLQWDIPQECRAAIESSYRLAKALADDVDFCCFQFNRFGKGLIKKCRTSPDAFIQISLQLAHFRDKGCFCLTYEASMTRLFREGRTETVRSCTAEATAFVRSMVDAHQTVLSEPWRLSTSQTPQQQLKMFDLNKYPDHVSTGGGFGPVADDGYGVSYIIAGENLITFHVSSKFSSPETDSKRFGRNIRQAMLDIAELFDKPAEKGGK, translated from the exons atggcgGAGGCTCACCAGGCCGTGGCCTTCCAGTTCACCGTCACCCCCGAGGGCTTGGACTTCCACCTCAGCCGGGAGGCCGTCAAGCAGCTCTACCTCGCCGGCCTCTCCTCATGGAAGAAGCGCTTGGTCCGCGCTAAG AACAGCTTCCTGACCGGTGTCTACCCCGCCTCCCCGTCCAGCTGGATGGTGGTCGTGTTGGCCACCGCTGGCTCCTTCTACTGCCAGGTGGACCCCTCCCTGGGGATCATCGCCCGCATCCGCCACTGCCTGCCCGAGAG CCAGCTCCTGAGCCCCGAGAGCCGGACGGTGGTGAGCGCCGCGATCTTCTCCACTGGCGTCTGGCTCTCGGCCGTCCTGCTCTTCCGGCAGACGCTGAAGCTGCTCCTCTCCTACCACGGCTGGATGTTCGAGCCCCATGGCAAGATGAGCCGCAGGACCAAGATCTGGGTG gcGCTGATGAAGGTCCTCTCCGTCCGCAAGCCCCTTCTCTACAGCTTCCAGACCTCCCTGCCCAAGCTGCCCGTGCCCTCCGTGGAGGCCACCATCACCCGG TACCTGCAGTCGGTGCGGCCGCTGATGGATGATGAGAGGTACGGGAAGATGGAGGCTCTGGCCAAGGAGTTCAAGGAGAAGACGGCTCCACGGCTGCAGAAGTACCTCATCCTCAAGTCCTGGTGGACCACCAACTAC GTCAGTGACTGGTGGGAGGAGTACATCTACCTGCGCGGCCGTAGCCCACTCATGGTCAACAGCAACTACTACGCCATG gattTCCTTTACGTCACCCCCAGCCACATCCAGGCTGCCCGGGCGGGTAACGTGGTACACGCCATCCTGCTGTACCGCCGGAAGCTGGACCGCGGGGAGATCCCCCCC ATGATGGCGCTGGGCATCGTGCCCATGTGCTCCTACCAGTCGGAGCGGATGTTCAACACTACCCGCATCCCCGGCAAGGAGACGG ACACGCTGCTGcacctggtggacagcaagcacTTGGCCGTCTACCACAAGGGCCGCTTCTACAAGGTCTGGCTCTACTATGGGGGGCAGGTGCTGCGCCCCCGCGACCTGGAGATGCAGTTCCAGCGCATCCTGGATGACCCCTCGCCCCCCCAGCCTGGAGAGGAGCGGCTGGCGGCACTCACTGCCGGAGAGAG GGTGCCCTGGGCCGAGGCTCGCGCCCGCTTCTTCAGCCACGGGAAGAACAAGGCGTCGCTGGACGCCATCGAGCGAGCGGCCTTCTTCCTCACGCTGGACGAGGAAGAGCACGGCTACGTCCCGGGCCAGGAGGGCTGCATGGATGCCTATGCCAAGTCCCTGCTGCACGGCCAGTGCTACGACCG ctggtTCGACAAGTCCTTCACCCTGGTGGTCTACAAGAACGGGAAGCTGGGGGCCAACGCCGAGCACTCCTGGGCTGACGCACCCATCATCGGGCACCTCTGGGAG TTCATGCTGGCGACAGACAAATTCCAGCTGGGCTACACCGAGGGGGGACACTGCCTGGGAGAGCCCGACACCCTGCTGGCCCCCCCACAGCGTCTCCAATGGGACATCCCCCAGGag TGCCGTGCCGCCATCGAGAGCTCCTACCGCCTGGCCAAGGCGCTGGCCGACGACGTGGACTTCTGCTGCTTCCAGTTCAACCGGTTTGGGAAGGGGCTGATCAAGAAGTGCCGCACCAGCCCCGACGCCTTCATCCAGATCTCCCTGCAGCTCGCACACTTCCGC GACAAGGGCTGCTTCTGCCTCACCTACGAGGCCTCCATGACGCGGCTCTTCCGCGAGGGCCGGACGGAGACAGTGAGGTCCTGCACCGCCGAGGCCACCGCCTTCGTGCGCAGCATGGTGGACGCCCACCAGACC GTGCTGTCGGAGCCCTGGCGCCTCTCCACCAGCCAGACgccgcagcagcagctgaagatgtTCGACCTGAACAAATACCCCGACCACGTCTCCACCGGCGGCGGCTTCGGCCCC GTTGCAGACGATGGCTATGGCGTCTCCTACATCATCGCCGGGGAGAACCTCATCACCTTCCACGTCTCCAGCAAGTTCTCCAGCCCCGAGACG GACTCAAAGCGCTTTGGGAGGAACATCCGCCAGGCCATGCTGGACATCGCCGAGCTCTTCGACAAGCCGGCCGAGAAGGGGGGGAAGTGA
- the CPT1B gene encoding carnitine O-palmitoyltransferase 1, muscle isoform isoform X4 has protein sequence MAEAHQAVAFQFTVTPEGLDFHLSREAVKQLYLAGLSSWKKRLVRAKNSFLTGVYPASPSSWMVVVLATAGSFYCQVDPSLGIIARIRHCLPESQLLSPESRTVVSAAIFSTGVWLSAVLLFRQTLKLLLSYHGWMFEPHGKMSRRTKIWVALMKVLSVRKPLLYSFQTSLPKLPVPSVEATITRYLQSVRPLMDDERYGKMEALAKEFKEKTAPRLQKYLILKSWWTTNYMMALGIVPMCSYQSERMFNTTRIPGKETDTLLHLVDSKHLAVYHKGRFYKVWLYYGGQVLRPRDLEMQFQRILDDPSPPQPGEERLAALTAGERVPWAEARARFFSHGKNKASLDAIERAAFFLTLDEEEHGYVPGQEGCMDAYAKSLLHGQCYDRWFDKSFTLVVYKNGKLGANAEHSWADAPIIGHLWEFMLATDKFQLGYTEGGHCLGEPDTLLAPPQRLQWDIPQECRAAIESSYRLAKALADDVDFCCFQFNRFGKGLIKKCRTSPDAFIQISLQLAHFRDKGCFCLTYEASMTRLFREGRTETVRSCTAEATAFVRSMVDAHQTRVERQRLFKLAAEKHQQMYRMAMTGAGIDRHLFCLYVVSRYLGVQSPFLAQVLSEPWRLSTSQTPQQQLKMFDLNKYPDHVSTGGGFGPVADDGYGVSYIIAGENLITFHVSSKFSSPETDSKRFGRNIRQAMLDIAELFDKPAEKGGK, from the exons atggcgGAGGCTCACCAGGCCGTGGCCTTCCAGTTCACCGTCACCCCCGAGGGCTTGGACTTCCACCTCAGCCGGGAGGCCGTCAAGCAGCTCTACCTCGCCGGCCTCTCCTCATGGAAGAAGCGCTTGGTCCGCGCTAAG AACAGCTTCCTGACCGGTGTCTACCCCGCCTCCCCGTCCAGCTGGATGGTGGTCGTGTTGGCCACCGCTGGCTCCTTCTACTGCCAGGTGGACCCCTCCCTGGGGATCATCGCCCGCATCCGCCACTGCCTGCCCGAGAG CCAGCTCCTGAGCCCCGAGAGCCGGACGGTGGTGAGCGCCGCGATCTTCTCCACTGGCGTCTGGCTCTCGGCCGTCCTGCTCTTCCGGCAGACGCTGAAGCTGCTCCTCTCCTACCACGGCTGGATGTTCGAGCCCCATGGCAAGATGAGCCGCAGGACCAAGATCTGGGTG gcGCTGATGAAGGTCCTCTCCGTCCGCAAGCCCCTTCTCTACAGCTTCCAGACCTCCCTGCCCAAGCTGCCCGTGCCCTCCGTGGAGGCCACCATCACCCGG TACCTGCAGTCGGTGCGGCCGCTGATGGATGATGAGAGGTACGGGAAGATGGAGGCTCTGGCCAAGGAGTTCAAGGAGAAGACGGCTCCACGGCTGCAGAAGTACCTCATCCTCAAGTCCTGGTGGACCACCAACTAC ATGATGGCGCTGGGCATCGTGCCCATGTGCTCCTACCAGTCGGAGCGGATGTTCAACACTACCCGCATCCCCGGCAAGGAGACGG ACACGCTGCTGcacctggtggacagcaagcacTTGGCCGTCTACCACAAGGGCCGCTTCTACAAGGTCTGGCTCTACTATGGGGGGCAGGTGCTGCGCCCCCGCGACCTGGAGATGCAGTTCCAGCGCATCCTGGATGACCCCTCGCCCCCCCAGCCTGGAGAGGAGCGGCTGGCGGCACTCACTGCCGGAGAGAG GGTGCCCTGGGCCGAGGCTCGCGCCCGCTTCTTCAGCCACGGGAAGAACAAGGCGTCGCTGGACGCCATCGAGCGAGCGGCCTTCTTCCTCACGCTGGACGAGGAAGAGCACGGCTACGTCCCGGGCCAGGAGGGCTGCATGGATGCCTATGCCAAGTCCCTGCTGCACGGCCAGTGCTACGACCG ctggtTCGACAAGTCCTTCACCCTGGTGGTCTACAAGAACGGGAAGCTGGGGGCCAACGCCGAGCACTCCTGGGCTGACGCACCCATCATCGGGCACCTCTGGGAG TTCATGCTGGCGACAGACAAATTCCAGCTGGGCTACACCGAGGGGGGACACTGCCTGGGAGAGCCCGACACCCTGCTGGCCCCCCCACAGCGTCTCCAATGGGACATCCCCCAGGag TGCCGTGCCGCCATCGAGAGCTCCTACCGCCTGGCCAAGGCGCTGGCCGACGACGTGGACTTCTGCTGCTTCCAGTTCAACCGGTTTGGGAAGGGGCTGATCAAGAAGTGCCGCACCAGCCCCGACGCCTTCATCCAGATCTCCCTGCAGCTCGCACACTTCCGC GACAAGGGCTGCTTCTGCCTCACCTACGAGGCCTCCATGACGCGGCTCTTCCGCGAGGGCCGGACGGAGACAGTGAGGTCCTGCACCGCCGAGGCCACCGCCTTCGTGCGCAGCATGGTGGACGCCCACCAGACC CGTGTGGAGCGGCAGCGTCTCTTCAAGCTGGCGGCGGAGAAGCACCAGCAGATGTACCGCATGGCCATGACGGGCGCTGGCATCGACCGCCACCTCTTCTGCCTCTACGTGGTGTCCCGGTACCTGGGGGTGCAGTCCCCCTTCCTGGCACAG GTGCTGTCGGAGCCCTGGCGCCTCTCCACCAGCCAGACgccgcagcagcagctgaagatgtTCGACCTGAACAAATACCCCGACCACGTCTCCACCGGCGGCGGCTTCGGCCCC GTTGCAGACGATGGCTATGGCGTCTCCTACATCATCGCCGGGGAGAACCTCATCACCTTCCACGTCTCCAGCAAGTTCTCCAGCCCCGAGACG GACTCAAAGCGCTTTGGGAGGAACATCCGCCAGGCCATGCTGGACATCGCCGAGCTCTTCGACAAGCCGGCCGAGAAGGGGGGGAAGTGA
- the CHKB gene encoding choline/ethanolamine kinase: MAAGGRGDGSGAVPAATRLQAYAWCREFLAGSWKLIGPEEFGIGPVSGGLSNLLFKCALPEHILSVGDEPRQVLLRVYGAILQGVDSLVLESVMFAILAERALGPRLYGVFPQGRLEQYIPSRRLRTEDLQDPDISKEIAVKMSRFHGMVMPFNKEPKWLFGTMEWYLKQISELTFSEEEQLKKFNLLQAYNLQEEMKSLRELLEATPSPVVFCHNDVQEGNILLLAGHEASSSEKLMLIDFEYSSYNYRGFDIGNHFCEWAYNYTHDSWPFFKASLENYPSRQQQLHFIRHYLSEDSGRGGDTTHQEQARIEEEMLTEVNRFALASHFFWGLWSILQAKISTIQFGYLDYAQSRFEAYFQHKAQWS, encoded by the exons ATGGCGGCGGGGGGACGGGGTGATGGAAGCGGGGCCGTGCCCGCCGCTACCCGCCTGCAGGCCTACGCCTGGTGCCGGGAGTTCCTCGCCGGTTCCTGGAAGCTGATCGGGCCCGAGGAATTTGGCATCGGGCCCGTCAG CGGGGGGCTCAGCAACCTGCTCTTCAAGTGTGCGCTGCCGGAGCACATCCTGAGCGTGGGGGACGAGCCCCGGCAGGTCCTGCTGCGCGTCTACGGGGCCATCCTGCAG GGCGTGGACTCACTGGTGCTGGAGAGCGTGATGTTCGCCATCCTGGCTGAGCGGGCGCTGGGGCCACGGCTCTATGGGGTCTTTCCCCAGGGGCGGCTGGAGCAGTACATTCCG agccgGCGCCTGCGGACGGAGGACCTGCAGGACCCCGACATCTCCAAGGAGATCGCGGTGAAGATGTCGCGGTTCCACGGCATGGTGATGCCCTTCAACAAGGAGCCCAAGTGGCTGTTTGGGACCATGGAGTG GTACCTGAAGCAGATTTCGGAGCTCACCTTCTCCGAGGAAGAGCAGCTGAAGAAGTTCAACCTCCTCCAGGCTTACAACCTGCAGGAAGAGATGAAGAGCCTCAG ggagctgctggaggccacCCCCTCGCCGGTGGTCTTCTGCCACAATGATGTCCAGGAGG GGAACATCCTGCTGCTGGCCGGGCACGAGGCTTCCTCCTCCGAGAAGCTCATGCTCATCGACTTCGAGTACAGCAGCTACAACTACCG gGGCTTCGACATCGGCAACCACTTCTGCGAGTGGGCTTACAACTACACCCACGACTCCTGGCCCTTCTTCAAGGCGTCCCTGGAGAACTACCCCAGCCGCCAGCAGCAG TTGCATTTCATCCGGCACTACCTCTCGGAGGACTCGGGGCGAGGTGGGGACACCACGCACCAGGAGCAGGCCCGCATCGAGGAGGAGATGCTCACCGAGGTCAACCG GTTCGCCTTGGCCTCTCACTTCTTCTGGGGGCTGTGGTCCATCCTGCAGGCGAAGATTTCCACCATCCAGTTCGGGTACCTG gacTATGCACAGAGCCGCTTCGAGGCCTATTTCCAGCACAAGGCACAGTGGTCCTGA